The Nicotiana tomentosiformis chromosome 2, ASM39032v3, whole genome shotgun sequence genome includes the window CTCCAAAGCTTGATTTTCCAGCAGGAATTGGGAGGACCTTACGATCACTTATAGGATCAAACACTGGATCTGTTGGCATTTCTTCAGTGGATTCGCGGAGAATAGCATTGAACATTGCCACATCCAATCTACTCACCAACTGCTTCATCACCTAGAAACACAATGAATACATTTCACAATAAGTCATTGTTGAAGAAAGAACAAGATGCTGGAAAATCGTTACTAACTAGAACCTCAAATCACTCAAACAAGAAGTAGAAGTGGCTGCTTGTGTGGACAACAGAAGACACCTCATTCTGATGAATCAACTCACCAACTTTGGCAGAACAGGTAAGCAGCCACATTTATGGCCACCTGCCCGAAGTGGACAAAGCCTTTCACAGGCATCTTTCAGAGCCCTTTTCCAAAGTTTTACGGAAAATTTGCCCTGTTCTTGATCGCCCAAAGAATGTCTACTCCCATATGTTTTCTTCACCCTTGAGCCCTTAGTCTTACTAGTTTTTGCAGTCGAAAACTGCATATGTGGAGTCAGAGTCTGCAGGCAAAAATAAGTGACTGCACTGTAATTAAAGTAGCACTTGTTATGGGAGAAAAGCTCAGAAAAATTTAGGTGATCAACCTGCCACCAAAGGGACTTGGTGATTTTGGAGAAGATCCAACCTTCAAGCTTTTCCAATgcttgagtgaatgattcgatgTCCTCCCAGTTATAATATTGCTTAACTAAATGACTCTTGTTCCCTTGGCTAGCAATTGATTTGATGCTTTGCTGCATATATATTTTTTCCAACGCAGACCTACCTTTGTTGCCAGTAGTTTCAGTTGGTGCCCCTTCATTAAATTGCACTCCTGCAGCAGCCTGACTGATGATTGCTCTTAACATAATGGAATTCGACAACCAGAAAGTTAGCCTGTTTGTGGGGAAAAATATTAGAGAAATCCTGTAAAGTTTCCAATTTTATCCTTAAAACATATTTGTTCCAACATATCGATAAGCTTTTTTTTTGGGTCCACTATCCACTTAATTcacgatatcaatcgaagattgaTGCTGATCTATTAATTAGAAACTGGAAAATTAGAATTATTAAGAAAATTAAGTAGCTTATAAAACAATCAATCACAAGAGTGTACCTTGGAACATCGCTTCCACATGCTTTAGAAACCAAAGCTAATCCTGAGACAGCGGCTCTAGCAGCACTTGCCTGTTTAGCAGTGGATTTTGTTCTCCAAGCGTGGAGATAAAATCTAGCAAGGCGCCTGGCTGGAGTGTGAACTTTGTTCATTGAACTTCCATGCTCAGCAACTACAGAATAAAGGCCAACTTCAATAGCTGCAGCTTCTTTTAGTTcttcctcaagcatctgaattcTAGATTCCGATTCAGGTTTACTCTTTGACATAACATTTGCAGGATCTCTTTTTTCAGTTGCTGAGGTACTGGTAGTATTCTTTGGTTCTTTTTTCTCCACTACTGTACTTTTAGCAATACTACTAGTTTCTATAGGTGTgtgttcttttatttctttcttaataATCTCAGTGTTCCCCAAAAATACATTTGCACTTGCAGAGTCTCTTATCTGAACAGACTTCACTGGCTTCAATCGGCCATGTGTGATCTGAGCTCCAAGAGCTTTACGAATGGAACTCATTGTACCTTGTCTTTTCATACTTTTAGCTATTTTGTTGTCTGACAAGTCTCTTGTGTCATCAAGGAACAGTTCGTCCTGTCCAAAATCATGTTCTGTTGTTTCATCCGAACTATTTTGACTGTCGACACCTGCCTGAGTATGCATATGTGAAGTCGTAATTTTTGATATCAATCTATCAATGTATTTTTCTTTAGATATCTGAgtattttcttcacttttgcTTGTTCCGCTGGCTGCTTCTTCATGCATGTCATTCTGCAATTTAATGTCAGTAAAATCTTAAGCAGACAATAACACTACAATGGACAGAAAATACAATTAACCAGAGATAATCTCATATTGCATCGTGAGTCTGATGTAGATGTAACAATGGTATCCCATGATTAACCTTAACCTTAATTCATTAGGTGCTCTACTGGTACATAACTAGTGACATTCCAATCTAGATCAACTAACCACATTAAAAAGCTTAatttgatttctttttctttgcccttTCTATTGAGGAAGAAGCTGAAATTGAAGTCAAATGTCTAGTTCTTACAAGTGGCCTATGGGAATATAAGCCAAAAGTTCCAGACCGGAGAAAAGTAGAAGCACGATATGAAATTCATACGATTCTCATGTTGCAGATGATAAATTTCAAACCAGAACCGTTCAGATTATCCAAGGAATTTAAATGAGGTTGAGCTAACTGAATGCTTGTTAACCAATGGATAATGAGTTTAACATCAATACACTATAGTGTTTTACACAATCATATAAGCAAAAAGATAACTACTGATAATCGTCCATTATAAGTGGTAGTAACAACCTGAAAAATAAGGCAGCTTTGTCAGTCAAATTATTTGCTACAATAGGTTAAAATACACTGAAAGTTAAATCCTAGATAATTTAACTCAAGTACCTTTACAACTCGAGATGGCGAGGGCCATGCCACCTTAAAAGCAGAAGAATCATATTCCAGAAGGAATGCAAGGAAGAATCATCATCAGTAAAAGAAGCACAAGCCGTTAATCATAATGATGGAATTTGATTGAACGCGAAATACCTTTACATTGTTAGATGGTGAAGCCCAAGCAGCTTCAAAAAGAGAAGAGGCAAAAGTTGAGGATGAGTGCGACGAAACATCATCATCAGTATAAGAAGCAGCATCAGAATCATCTTCAGCATCATCAATCATTAAGTCTGATTCTTGTTTATCTTTTGCTGGCTGAACCTTAACATATAGAGATGGTTGCAGCAAGCTTTTAGAACTCTTCTTGCAGTTTAAAGGAACACTAATAGCTAAAGTTTCTTTGATAACTCCATATTCTGCAAAATTTATTGAAGCTGTCCCCAATAGTTGACCTTGAGCTGCATTCTCCTTTGTATATTCATACAAGGAGAACTCCAAGTTATTCTTTAGAAATTTATCTTTGGATTTTTTCTCGCGACATAAAGTTAAGAATAGAGTGAAAGTCTTGTTAATTTCAAGATAGTCATCCTCAACAGAGGAAGTCACAAATCCAGAATTGCGATCGCCATTTTCCCACTGAAGTAATACTGACTGAACAGACCTCAATGATTCTGATGGGGGCCATGGCCTAATCAATTGGATATGTACAATGTAATCAATTTGGAAAGAAGcaccctttttcttcttcttcccaaGACCCATGGCTTGATAGTAACTTGCAATGCTCCTCTGAACTTAAATAAACTAAAACAATACAAAAACCAAAAACCAATTTTTTTAGTAAACCGCAAGATGCAAACAAAGGCTTAAAATTTATAGTTCAAGTTCCGTGAATGATTAAACAGGACAACTACGTAACAGAAAAGCAATAACGTGCAAGAATAAATGAAAAGTGTACAGAAAAGTGGGAATTCTCATTTATGAAAAGTGTGGAAACGgtgaaaagaaaagagaagattTTTACTCGATCAATACTATCTTTTGCTGGCAGAGTTTGTGAAGCCTTTAATTTGATGGCACAGTGAATTTGGCTTTCTTTTTGGGAGACTGTTTGTTGGGAGAATAATGAGTAGAGAGAAATGAAAAACAAAGATGAACAAGTTATTATGCGTGCGTCTAACTACGTGAGAAAGTCGACAGAATGACTAAACAAATGTACGTGACCTAGGACTAATGTCCTCCACCGGCCAACTTTGTTGAAAAAAGATATAACTAACGCCCtgtaattgtacttattaattTTGTGGTTTGCCACTAATATTGACTTATGCCTAACCATTAGCTATAACTTAATTAATCGGTTTGGACTAGATAATCTGTTACTTGTTCTTGTGCATTCATCTGGATTAGTGATTATTAATGTAACATTAACACTTACCTTTTGAATAAGCTTTAATCCTTTTTCCTCAAGGTATAAGAGTTACTTTACGCTATTGATATAAAGTGGATGAGCCAATCCCTTGCTGATCTAGCGGTGTTGTTACCATAAGAATAAGGTAAGACTATATTTTTGTTTTCTCCTTTTCTTCGATGAAAAAGAAATATATGGGAAGGATTAGATATTTTTCTGTTTGAGAAATTTGATTGAATGACCTTCTGAGTGTGCTATAAATAGTTAAGTAACTTTAATGTTACAAACAAAGAAAGATAATTTTACTAGGTAATTTCAAATTGTTGATTGATCATTTATTCAAATGGACTCGAAGTATAAGAGCTAAGTAGCGTACTTAGAAAGTGAATGTTGCAAGGACAAAATCACTTCGACATAATCAGTTCGCATTTTTAACTTCTGAAATTTGTTCATATCAATAACACAGTAGAAGTAAAAGAGGAGCACACGAAGCTCCTCTATGGATCCTTTCAATTCTAGACATAATTTTGATTTACAAATGTATGGAAAAGTGCAGATTGCAGAACACGAGCAACTGCCACAATAAGATGAAACCTTGCTTCTGTTCCCCGCAGGTTTTGGCATCCTCACAAACAGTTTCTTGTCTCTATTAAAACCAATTATGTTCATGGAAAAACTCCCAAAATCGTTACCTCGTTTATCGACAACGCAATATAGAGGAACCTTTCAAGATTAGAGTCCTCGCATTCACCTCAACCCCAAAAGTTTTCGGGAATATACAAAGGAAATAAAAATGAAAGTGACTCTATCTTTATTACCATCAACATTCTAGTCATCTTTCATCTTCTTTCTCTTTACTGCTGTAATTATGTTTGCCCTTGAACCGAGGAGTTCTCTATCTGCACAAGGTATGGATAAGATCTGCATATACACTACTTTCCCTAAATCTCACTTGTGGAAATacactaggtatgttgttgttattCTAGTCTATCTTTCTTATTCACGAAATTTTCGTAGACATCTATGAAAATCTTCCCAAAACCGAATATGGGGGCTAATTTTCTTATTAAGCATTTTCTAAATTTGCAATGTATAGCTAGTCCTAAATCTGAATAAAGCTGGAACAGAGTTGTAATATCTTGTGAAGCAAATGTAGTCAAAATATAATGAATTTTCTGATACTGAATAGAGCAAAATAAATGCAAAAGTTCATTGTATCTTATGAAATAGTTAAGGTATGCGCAATCTAGTCCATTGTCTCAACTAATATGCAACTGAGACATAGTttatagttgattgattgataaATAAAACCCAAAGAAAAGAAGGCAAAACCAGTCGCTCAGCTTAACAAAAGGAAATTATCGATGTCCAATGTTAATCAACACGATAGTTGGCATGCATGTGGAGCTTAGTAGTTAGTAGTGCATTTCACACACACTGATGGGCAGTCCGACCGGACCATTCAGATCCTTGAGGATTAAGAGCAGAGGCCAGTGAGATCAGTTTCTACCAtgagcagagtttgcttacaacttTTTATTAGCCAATCACGAAAACAGCCTTGGCATCGTCCCTACTAGAAATTATATACTACATTACTATTCAGATACAAACCAGTATACAGTGGCACATCAACCTAAGGACGTGGTatcctctctcatttctctctcCAATCATTCAAGATTAGCAAATTCAGGAAAATAGGAGAGACCAACTTCAGCATCTGGTTGATTCTTGACTTCTGTTCTAATCACTTTCACTCCGGTTGGGTTTTGAGGACGTGAATCCAACCTGAATAATAAGCCTTAGAGCAAAGATATGAACCTGAACATAAATTATAGTGCAAACACATGGAGATTCAATTAGCAAGCTCATTAAAATGCACCTGATAATCTTCACTGCTGGGAATCCAGTCGTTTCTCGCTGGATTAGTGTTGAACTCTCTGGCTCTGCCATTCTCATGACCACCATTCAATTGAAGATTGTAAATGTTACCATCCGTTTGATTGACCATCTTTATGAACCCACTTCCAGTCTGCCAAGAATTGAACATTAGCAcaataaaaatatgaataacACAATTCGAGTGTCACACATTATAGTGCAAACATTACAACGAATGATGGATGTATATCTCAAATTTAAACTATATATGCAGGGCAAAGCCACATTGTCCTAAGGGTGGTcgccttcgtcgaaaaattacactgtatatataggtaaaatattaggtTTTAACATATATTGAATAACATTTTGTCggaatttttttttacttctttcaaCTTTGAACACTCTTGGGGAAATTCCTAGCTTCGCCAACTTTGAACACTCTTGAGGAAATTACTTCTTTCAACTTTGAACACTCTCGGGAAAATTACTAGCTTCGCCACTATACATGCGTATATAAAAACTATATGAAAAAAATTATTACATGCTAAAAAGGTACACTAACTacctttataaaaatacatgtgAAAATTTACTAAACTGAATCCGTAATGTTAAAAGTGCAATAGATTCAATATAAGGAACTTAAAAGTTGAACATGTCAAGATTAATTGTTGGATCGGGATCTACCTATATATGCAGCATGACAagtaattaaaaatttaaaactcAATGGTAGAAGGAAAAGAGTAGAGAACCGTGTGATGCTGTTTGTCAATGGAAACCAACTCATTGTAGTACCGTGTTTCCACAAACTCTTCTTGTTCCGAGCAATTACTATTTTCAGAAAAGATACTACCACCCTGATCAAGATTCAAAAGAACTTATCAAAAAGATTAAAATAATTTACATTCTATTAAAGGAATGTAAGAGTAACTAGCAGAAAGCGAGGAGTAGAGTACTTGAGTCTGAAGAGATCGGAGATTGTCAAGTTCTGGAATAGGGAAATCTTCTAAAAGGGTTGTCGGCGAGACTGAATCAGGTTCACTACGGTTAGGTTTGGCGAGTCTTTTAGGTGCTTGAGCATCGAACAGGGCTTTGACTTGGTTGGTGATTTGGAGCTGCTGATGTTCGTCCAAAACCTCGTCGCTCCGGCTAGGTTTGGTCACCGTTAGATGTCGTTCCATGATGTTGGGTTGGAATGGTTACTATTTTTAGAGGGTAAAAAGCTAACCGGTGGGGGGCAACACCTACTGATTGTCAATACGAATTAAGAACATTCTAGTTTACAAACAAACCATGGGCGCCTACTACACTGTTGCTCGTTGCCACGTCCCTCTGTCTCACCAAACTTTAATGCTTTACGTTTGAAtattaaaaatgaaaaaaggTCAATTGATCTCAAATTAAAtgaaatattttaaataaattagtattttaaaaatatcaaaatgcGCAGTAACTATTTTACTTGTCTTCCAATTTAACTGTAGTAGTGATGGAGGGAGTGCTTTTTCTGTAGTAGTTTTATACTACTACAATTTTAACCTCTTTAGTACTAGTAATATTTTTTTTCTGTTTTGTTTAAACTCCTATTATTTAAACTTGATTCAATAACTTAAAGTAATTACGTATTCAATTTTTACATTTCAGACTATTCTTTTAAATAATTCAATCATTATAATTTAACAAATCAAAGGTCTTAGATATCCTTATGTTTTAGTTATCGGATCATATTAAAATGAAGGTATCATTTAATAATTTCTTCAAGATCGATTGGCATATAAACAAACTATTCCTAATCAGAGTTCAGCTACTACATTACTACATTCGTTGGAGAAAAAATAATTATAACTGTTAGATGTAGATATTAGGATTTCCAAACAAAATTTCGCTACTTTTCTTTATGCAAAACTAGGTAATATGCATGCGCTTAGTGCGTTCATGAATAACGTCATTCAACCTCACTCCTTTCACTACATTGTCATACAATCTCACCAAAATATAGAGACTCCTGTCAGCTATTGGACatgtaaaaaataattttaatataaaTACGTTAGAAGCATGATCGCACATGaaaaacaaaataataaataagaattgTATTACTACCTGAGCATTTAATAAGTGAACCTGTTAGATAATTATACATCAGTTATAGTTTTTGTAAATTCTTCCGATTCATTAAAgtaaatacaaaaatatattaattCGACACACATTAGTTATGTATTAATTATAGTAGAGCCTTCCGGGAAAAAGTAAATAATCTGCATTTACTAATTGAAAGGTGTTCACTATTTTTGGATGCCTTAAGCCCAACTGAACCAACACAGTTAAAATGGTCATCGGGATTGAGAGCTCATTTCATCATGAATCATTAATGGTATACTTAGTTATCCTGAAGCACAAGCATTTCGAAATAATTATAATGAAGTAATTAtttgtaaaattgtataaagtgcATGTAAACGGTTTGGAAAAGAGAAAGAAATACCTCGCGTGTCTTAGCAACCATATGACATATATTTTGGAATACCTCtttgtaaataatatttttaataaatgtAGGATCTTTTGTGTCCTCGTCAACATTTAGTATGGTTAATCTTCTCTTGTTGTCACTCGGGAGACAACCACATATAATTGACCATGGGTGAATACTTGTTTCGGAAGATACAATCCGACATGGCTAAGAAATTGTCCTTGAATTTTATTGATTCTCATGGCGAAACATGGCGCCAAAGGGAGCTGCCTTCTCTTAAGCTTGAACGGCCACTTTGAATCGTTATGAGACATAATGATTCCTGGAATTGTGATTCTCGAACCGATGTTCTTACTAGACATGACGTTTGCGTTGACAAACCAATTTTCAAGATGCGTAAAAATTAATCTTGTTCCATTGCATAGGCTTTCGgtttggtttaaatttttgaGAAGCATAACTAGGGTACCTACTTTTAAGTGTATGTCACGATTAGGGATGCCGGGGAATGTTAAGCTATTTAGAAATTCGGTTGTGTACAACAACTCTTCATCATTAGTGTTCACGCTCGCTTTGCATACATTGTTAGAGCTGAAATATGTTCTTCCTTCACTTGGTATCATTTTCAGAATTCTATCGCTCAACTCATGTACCATATTATTTTTTGGCGTTAGTATTGCTCTTTCTTTCatatatgctgggtgattataatTTTGTAGGAGATGGATAAACTGCCTCAACAATCGATCCGATTGGGTCGttagatttttttttaaacaCCCCACGATGGGAGAAGATTTCATTACTAAGGCTACAACATAGGCCATTTGCCTTCAAAAAATAGTCTGGAGGATCTATTACCTTCCCGTTAGACTATACTAATTTACATTAACCCACAATAAAGTTAGCTTTATCGTATCTAATTCTAATACTCGGAAGCTGCCACAAATCTATCTGGAAAGGTCCTTTTGCCATCCTTGGAAGCCGATGCCAGTTATAGAAAAACTGAGATTCTGTGTTATCTGTTGCATATTTTGCCAAGCCATCAGCCACCAGTTGGCTTCCCTATAGCAATGAATTATTGTGCAATTCACTTGGTATAAGGTCTGAGAAATATCTTCAATTGCTTCCTTCAACTTAAGGTTGTTGGTTTTCCCATCCACTAACATATTAGCAATGAGTAGTGAATCCAATTCAAGAATGCAATCCCAATATCCATGTTGCATACACCATTCTAACCTAAACTTGGCTACATAAGCTCCTGTCAGATTATTGTTGTTGCATTCAACTAGAATTGAGAAAGCCATGCTCATGTTTCCACCAGTGTCTCTGACAATGTCCCCAATTCCTGCTTTATCTTGAGAGTAACTCCCATCGGTATTTATCTTAACCTTTTGCAAAGGAGGTTTAAGCCATTAGATGACTTCATTCATACATCAGGAGGAAATTTTATGAGCTCCTTGTTAATATCATCGTAAAGGATCCATTTTCAATCTGTAACAACCATTTGTCAAAAGTAAAAATTTTAGCAACCTCATCGTAATCACTTACTTTTCTATTGCAGAGTCTCATATTTTGCTTCAATTCATATATTGTGAAAAATGGCTACAAATAAGAGGAGTTTAGTGATACATCAACAATATCAACTCGAGTACTCTTTGGAATAACAAGTAATGCTGATGAAAATCACCATCACATACGATTGTCAGGCCTCCAAAAGGTTTGTCAGAGCTATTTTCAACCAGACTCTAAGGATATGTCTCAACATCTTATCTAAGACTTCAAAACAGAAGTTGTTCGCCATTGGGGCTTCATCCCAAATAATTAAAGAAGTGTTGTTGAGAATTCAGCTAACTGGGTGCCTTATTTTATTTTACAAGTAGACTCTGTAGTAACGTCCAAAGATATATGGAAGCGTAAATGAGGCGTCCTACCATTTGATAATAACAAAGCTAATATTCCAGAAGTAGCAAcaggaagaactatttttgatTGTGATATGATCTTTGGAATTATTATATTCCATAGAAATGTCTTGCTAGTACCACCATGTCTATTCATAAAAAATAATCGTCCTTGTTTATTCTCAACTGATATTATTATTGCATCATAAGCTGACTTTTGGCAATTATTTAAGAGAGAAAATGATTTGTCATGCAGTATATTTAGCTCCTTTTCGTCATAGTCTAGCTCCTCATTAAGTAGGCGATTTCCCACATCTCGCAGTTgtataaggtgaaattgattagTGACAGTTGGACATATAAGAAGGTAACACGTGGAATTGAAGACAGGCAAGATGTGAGTCAGCAAATAATTAATACCGATTGCAAGCGTGTGACCGGTGCTGGATGAATTTCGATGGCAGGGTAACTGATAACAAAGGTTTGAAGAATTGATATCGAATAACATTCAATGAATAATCGTTACAGAGAATATTTACATTTATATCCAACTATTATGCAACCATCAATGAcggttttattctcattcaagaggagTTATGAGGAATATTAAAGAAGCTGGGTTCCCGAAACCTATCCGATCGGATCCTAGCCAAAGAgatcctaatttatggtgtgAGTTCCATGGAACTCATGGTCAcaggactggggactgccgacacaTTCGAGAAGAGATAGCAACATTATTGGA containing:
- the LOC104120545 gene encoding uncharacterized protein isoform X1; this encodes MGLGKKKKKGASFQIDYIVHIQLIRPWPPSESLRSVQSVLLQWENGDRNSGFVTSSVEDDYLEINKTFTLFLTLCREKKSKDKFLKNNLEFSLYEYTKENAAQGQLLGTASINFAEYGVIKETLAISVPLNCKKSSKSLLQPSLYVKVQPAKDKQESDLMIDDAEDDSDAASYTDDDVSSHSSSTFASSLFEAAWASPSNNVKVAWPSPSRVVKNDMHEEAASGTSKSEENTQISKEKYIDRLISKITTSHMHTQAGVDSQNSSDETTEHDFGQDELFLDDTRDLSDNKIAKSMKRQGTMSSIRKALGAQITHGRLKPVKSVQIRDSASANVFLGNTEIIKKEIKEHTPIETSSIAKSTVVEKKEPKNTTSTSATEKRDPANVMSKSKPESESRIQMLEEELKEAAAIEVGLYSVVAEHGSSMNKVHTPARRLARFYLHAWRTKSTAKQASAARAAVSGLALVSKACGSDVPRLTFWLSNSIMLRAIISQAAAGVQFNEGAPTETTGNKGRSALEKIYMQQSIKSIASQGNKSHLVKQYYNWEDIESFTQALEKLEGWIFSKITKSLWWQTLTPHMQFSTAKTSKTKGSRVKKTYGSRHSLGDQEQGKFSVKLWKRALKDACERLCPLRAGGHKCGCLPVLPKLVMKQLVSRLDVAMFNAILRESTEEMPTDPVFDPISDRKVLPIPAGKSSFGAGAQLKNAVGSWSGWLTDLIGFQDEVSPEYNNIFGNDKKPESFKAFRFLNALSNLMMLPFEMLIDASTRKEVCPILGPALIKRVLANFVPDDFRPDPIPMNVLEALDSEDVKDAPGELLTSFPCTFTLPVYTPPPALSLTIFIEKVGNQAPKIRGSSVLKKTYTSDVELDELDSPFTSFLADSFKDYPNLAKPARNIVRYQLLREAWKEVQR
- the LOC104120545 gene encoding uncharacterized protein isoform X2; protein product: MGLGKKKKKGASFQIDYIVHIQLIRPWPPSESLRSVQSVLLQWENGDRNSGFVTSSVEDDYLEINKTFTLFLTLCREKKSKDKFLKNNLEFSLYEYTKENAAQGQLLGTASINFAEYGVIKETLAISVPLNCKKSSKSLLQPSLYVKVQPAKDKQESDLMIDDAEDDSDAASYTDDDVSSHSSSTFASSLFEAAWASPSNNVKNDMHEEAASGTSKSEENTQISKEKYIDRLISKITTSHMHTQAGVDSQNSSDETTEHDFGQDELFLDDTRDLSDNKIAKSMKRQGTMSSIRKALGAQITHGRLKPVKSVQIRDSASANVFLGNTEIIKKEIKEHTPIETSSIAKSTVVEKKEPKNTTSTSATEKRDPANVMSKSKPESESRIQMLEEELKEAAAIEVGLYSVVAEHGSSMNKVHTPARRLARFYLHAWRTKSTAKQASAARAAVSGLALVSKACGSDVPRLTFWLSNSIMLRAIISQAAAGVQFNEGAPTETTGNKGRSALEKIYMQQSIKSIASQGNKSHLVKQYYNWEDIESFTQALEKLEGWIFSKITKSLWWQTLTPHMQFSTAKTSKTKGSRVKKTYGSRHSLGDQEQGKFSVKLWKRALKDACERLCPLRAGGHKCGCLPVLPKLVMKQLVSRLDVAMFNAILRESTEEMPTDPVFDPISDRKVLPIPAGKSSFGAGAQLKNAVGSWSGWLTDLIGFQDEVSPEYNNIFGNDKKPESFKAFRFLNALSNLMMLPFEMLIDASTRKEVCPILGPALIKRVLANFVPDDFRPDPIPMNVLEALDSEDVKDAPGELLTSFPCTFTLPVYTPPPALSLTIFIEKVGNQAPKIRGSSVLKKTYTSDVELDELDSPFTSFLADSFKDYPNLAKPARNIVRYQLLREAWKEVQR
- the LOC104120544 gene encoding uncharacterized protein isoform X2, producing MERHLTVTKPSRSDEVLDEHQQLQITNQVKALFDAQAPKRLAKPNRSEPDSVSPTTLLEDFPIPELDNLRSLQTQGGSIFSENSNCSEQEEFVETRYYNELVSIDKQHHTTGSGFIKMVNQTDGNIYNLQLNGGHENGRAREFNTNPARNDWIPSSEDYQVGFTSSKPNRSESD
- the LOC104120544 gene encoding uncharacterized protein isoform X1, with the protein product MERHLTVTKPSRSDEVLDEHQQLQITNQVKALFDAQAPKRLAKPNRSEPDSVSPTTLLEDFPIPELDNLRSLQTQGGSIFSENSNCSEQEEFVETRYYNELVSIDKQHHTTGSGFIKMVNQTDGNIYNLQLNGGHENGRAREFNTNPARNDWIPSSEDYQAYYSGWIHVLKTQPE